One genomic segment of Mesoterricola silvestris includes these proteins:
- the ftsZ gene encoding cell division protein FtsZ: MSAIPFLPNPIHLPGANIKVVGVGGAGCNAIDRMIQSGVGGVQFIAMNTDQQSLAQSKAHVKIPLGPQSMRGLGAGGNAERGAVAAEESREEILAQLQGADMVFITGGMGGGTGTGAAPIVASCAREFGALTVAVVLTPFRWEGVNKSDKASQGLENLRNTADTVIVVSNEKLLTLCEKGVKIKEAYRVADGVLIQGVRGITDLILRPGTLNGDFADVEAVLRNGREALIGTGIGRGEEALLDALQRALDCPLLERDTRGSASQVIVSVMADWDRVELSAVETAMGFLSRHYHGLADIKLCQVEAPELEDRALVTVLASGFVETSQDLDAEAAPQELASFSDVPRTANGDSGRIYGEVPQNPLDPPVLTPTRLLPQAPTPSGEMANLTEDLHVPAIIRMTQGRLPIE, encoded by the coding sequence ATGAGCGCTATCCCATTCCTCCCCAACCCCATCCATCTTCCCGGCGCCAACATCAAGGTGGTGGGCGTGGGCGGCGCGGGGTGCAACGCCATCGACCGCATGATCCAGAGCGGCGTGGGCGGCGTGCAGTTCATCGCCATGAACACGGACCAGCAGAGCCTCGCCCAGAGCAAGGCCCACGTGAAGATCCCCCTGGGCCCCCAGAGCATGCGCGGCCTGGGCGCCGGAGGCAACGCCGAGCGCGGCGCCGTGGCCGCCGAGGAGAGCCGCGAGGAGATCCTCGCCCAGCTCCAGGGCGCCGACATGGTCTTCATCACGGGCGGCATGGGCGGCGGCACGGGCACCGGCGCGGCGCCCATCGTGGCCAGCTGCGCCCGGGAATTCGGCGCGCTCACCGTGGCCGTGGTGCTCACCCCCTTCCGTTGGGAGGGCGTGAACAAGTCCGACAAGGCCAGCCAGGGTCTCGAGAACCTGCGCAACACCGCCGACACCGTCATCGTCGTCTCCAACGAGAAGCTCCTCACCCTCTGCGAGAAGGGCGTGAAGATCAAGGAGGCCTACCGGGTCGCCGACGGCGTGCTCATCCAGGGCGTGCGCGGCATCACCGACCTCATCCTGCGCCCCGGCACCCTCAACGGCGACTTCGCCGACGTGGAGGCCGTGCTGCGCAACGGCCGCGAGGCCCTCATCGGCACCGGCATCGGCCGCGGCGAGGAGGCCCTGCTGGACGCCCTGCAGCGCGCCCTGGACTGCCCCCTGCTGGAGCGGGACACCCGGGGATCCGCCTCCCAGGTCATCGTCTCGGTCATGGCCGACTGGGACCGCGTGGAGCTCTCCGCGGTGGAGACGGCCATGGGCTTCCTGAGCCGGCACTACCACGGCCTGGCCGACATCAAGCTCTGCCAGGTGGAGGCCCCCGAACTGGAGGACCGCGCCCTGGTCACCGTGCTGGCCTCGGGCTTCGTGGAGACGAGCCAGGACCTGGACGCGGAGGCCGCGCCCCAGGAGCTGGCCTCCTTCTCCGACGTGCCGCGCACCGCCAACGGCGACAGCGGACGCATCTACGGCGAGGTGCCCCAGAACCCCCTGGATCCGCCGGTGCTGACCCCCACCCGGCTCCTGCCCCAGGCGCCCACCCCCAGCGGCGAAATGGCCAACCTCACCGAGGACCTGCACGTGCCGGCCATCATCCGCATGACCCAGGGGCGCTTGCCCATCGAATAA
- a CDS encoding outer membrane beta-barrel protein, giving the protein MNPSIPRLARLGLLCAAATVLCAEAPRLGLTAGAAWPTGTTRDQLTDRAGYAVGAFADWEQRPGHALRLALDGNFHPRSTGGGPAGRAQSQALTLNYVFKPRAEFQGFYIVLGAGGMNAQRRVDDGLRETGVKLAWNAGFGVDIDENWGLLARYHSLSVEGHTFGTVSAGLTYRF; this is encoded by the coding sequence ATGAACCCATCGATACCCCGACTCGCGCGCCTGGGCCTGCTGTGCGCGGCCGCCACCGTTCTTTGCGCCGAGGCGCCCCGCCTGGGCCTCACCGCCGGCGCCGCCTGGCCCACCGGGACCACCCGCGACCAGCTCACGGACCGGGCGGGCTACGCCGTGGGGGCCTTCGCCGACTGGGAACAGCGGCCCGGCCACGCCCTCCGCCTGGCCCTGGACGGGAACTTCCACCCCAGGTCCACCGGCGGCGGCCCCGCGGGCCGGGCCCAGAGCCAGGCCCTGACCCTCAACTACGTTTTCAAGCCCCGGGCGGAATTCCAGGGCTTCTACATCGTGCTGGGCGCCGGAGGCATGAACGCCCAGAGGCGCGTGGACGACGGGCTCCGCGAGACCGGCGTGAAGCTGGCCTGGAACGCCGGCTTCGGCGTGGACATCGACGAGAACTGGGGGCTGCTGGCGCGGTACCATTCCCTGTCGGTGGAGGGGCACACCTTCGGCACCGTCTCCGCCGGGCTCACGTACCGTTTCTAG
- a CDS encoding diguanylate cyclase, protein MATTEGNPRFRATRAGDAPAKAAVHRDPASAELRSRLEALGEDPAYRGHPLMAELERLAEAHLRLLRRLGKITRISDGFQGQLKALNEVLQLASRTDSLTGIPNRRAMMEDLHAELLRTQRDGGSMAVIMADVDRFKAVNDTYGHEAGDQVLVALAQALRGALRAYDVCARWGGEEFLVLLPATARQGALEVGEKLRKAAAALSVPAAETRVTVGLSVGLAVLERGESMDALIRRADAAMYLAKRQGGNRVEG, encoded by the coding sequence ATGGCCACCACGGAAGGGAACCCCCGGTTCCGCGCCACCCGCGCCGGGGACGCCCCGGCGAAAGCCGCCGTCCACCGGGACCCCGCCTCGGCGGAGCTCCGCAGCCGCCTGGAGGCCCTGGGGGAGGACCCCGCGTACCGGGGCCATCCCCTCATGGCCGAACTGGAAAGGCTGGCCGAGGCCCATCTTCGCCTGTTGCGGCGCCTGGGGAAGATCACCCGCATCTCCGACGGGTTCCAGGGCCAGCTCAAGGCCCTGAACGAGGTGCTCCAGCTGGCCTCCCGCACCGATTCCCTCACGGGCATTCCCAACCGCCGGGCCATGATGGAGGACCTCCACGCCGAACTGCTGCGCACCCAGCGGGACGGTGGTTCCATGGCCGTGATCATGGCCGACGTGGACCGCTTCAAGGCCGTGAACGACACCTACGGCCACGAGGCCGGGGACCAGGTGCTGGTGGCTCTGGCCCAGGCCCTGCGCGGCGCGCTGCGGGCCTACGACGTCTGCGCCCGGTGGGGCGGGGAGGAGTTCCTGGTGCTCCTCCCCGCCACCGCTCGCCAAGGCGCCCTGGAGGTGGGCGAGAAGCTGCGCAAGGCCGCCGCCGCGCTTTCGGTCCCCGCCGCGGAAACCCGCGTCACCGTGGGCCTGAGCGTAGGGCTGGCCGTGCTGGAGCGGGGGGAGTCCATGGACGCCCTCATCCGCAGGGCCGACGCGGCCATGTACCTGGCCAAGCGCCAGGGCGGGAACCGGGTGGAAGGCTAG
- the siaC gene encoding biofilm regulation phosphoprotein SiaC, with amino-acid sequence MTLENLSVDATVSSPRVRSDAEGGLLELAGESYPENSFEFFQPILTWVADFLAQDERPLRVELRLTYLNTSSIKCMMDLLDALEEAHLSGRAVSLTWYYDPENDRALDLAEEFREDLGLPFEIVPLPMEG; translated from the coding sequence ATGACCCTCGAGAACCTGTCCGTGGACGCCACCGTCTCCAGCCCCCGGGTCCGGAGCGACGCCGAGGGCGGGCTCCTGGAGCTCGCCGGGGAGTCCTATCCCGAGAACTCCTTCGAGTTCTTCCAGCCGATCCTCACCTGGGTGGCGGACTTCCTGGCCCAAGACGAGCGGCCCCTGCGCGTGGAGCTCCGCCTGACCTACCTCAACACCAGCAGCATCAAGTGCATGATGGACCTGCTGGACGCCCTGGAGGAGGCCCACCTTTCCGGCCGGGCCGTCTCCCTCACCTGGTACTACGATCCCGAAAACGACCGGGCCCTGGACCTCGCGGAGGAATTCCGGGAGGACCTGGGGCTGCCCTTCGAGATCGTCCCCCTGCCGATGGAAGGATGA
- a CDS encoding SiaB family protein kinase, with amino-acid sequence MADLDQIRQFLAAEGILMSFNGPFRHSIIEELGKAVRRHLEAEAVHKSAMADVFTVFIEAAQNVANYTAQGHGAAPGGSQADNGVLVIGRRGDHYLVRCGNFIRREDASPLLAKLDALGGLGPAELKALFKERMRAEVPAGATGAGLGLIRMARTASAPLSYSVVTVEPGLDFFSLTVTL; translated from the coding sequence ATGGCCGACCTGGACCAGATCCGGCAATTCCTGGCTGCCGAAGGCATCCTGATGTCCTTCAACGGGCCCTTCCGGCACAGCATCATCGAGGAGCTGGGCAAGGCGGTGCGCCGGCACCTGGAGGCCGAGGCCGTGCACAAGTCCGCCATGGCCGATGTCTTCACCGTCTTCATCGAGGCCGCCCAGAACGTCGCCAACTACACCGCCCAGGGCCACGGGGCCGCCCCCGGGGGATCCCAGGCCGACAACGGGGTCCTGGTGATCGGCCGCCGCGGCGACCACTACCTGGTGCGGTGCGGGAACTTCATCCGGCGCGAGGACGCCTCCCCCCTGCTGGCGAAGCTGGACGCCCTGGGGGGCCTGGGCCCGGCGGAGCTCAAGGCCCTCTTCAAGGAGCGCATGCGCGCCGAGGTGCCCGCGGGGGCCACCGGCGCGGGCCTGGGCCTCATCCGCATGGCCCGCACCGCCTCGGCCCCCCTGTCCTATTCCGTGGTGACGGTGGAGCCGGGCCTGGATTTCTTCTCCCTGACGGTGACCCTATGA
- a CDS encoding SpoIIE family protein phosphatase has protein sequence MKFGSLKVRSILTILAIYGAVGIVSILVFLWVAQGMSATFGQRFAEKNAQLEKERLMGPVRREVALARKLADSAALRAFCRAEAEPGARAAGLRELESFRRDFADKSCFFVVAPSRHYYFGDASAPARVPRYTLEPGAVNDRWFFETLDKVDDFALHVDSSVPLGLLKVWVNVVVKDGGRKVGLAGTGVDLSAFLRELVSGTDRSAMTIMVDPKGVLQAHPSARYMDFNARMKDEARRMTLFQLVDGEAGRALLRARMDRLVKGESPLESFRISVEGRRYLAAALYIKEIDWVTITLVDPSQVMGLRSFLPILALLAVSLLVTIALVSWLLNRMVLEPLARLSGSSREIAAGNYGITLPVERDDEIGQLTRNFNHMAATIQDHTSNLEGLVEERTLALTQSNRKILDSLAYAHLIQESILPKAADLSLHVPDHFVLFQPRDIVGGDFYACLPLEDGCLLAVGDCTGHGVPGAFMSMSAGAILNQAVARLGAQDPALLLGEMNTALKRLLHQQGSGPGPRGGAMDNGLELALLRLRPGRAVFAGAHLPLWILEPGGDEITVLAGDSQSLGYRRSREDFPFRNQELALAPGTVIYLFTDGLLDQHGGRFNFGFGRRRLARLLLDLRGLPMAAQGEALGEALADYRGANPQRDDITILGLRTGPAEE, from the coding sequence ATGAAATTCGGAAGCCTCAAGGTCCGCTCCATCCTGACGATCCTCGCCATCTACGGGGCGGTGGGGATCGTCTCCATCCTGGTTTTCCTCTGGGTCGCCCAGGGCATGTCCGCCACCTTCGGCCAGCGTTTCGCGGAAAAGAACGCGCAGCTGGAAAAGGAGCGTCTCATGGGGCCCGTGCGCCGGGAGGTGGCCCTGGCCCGCAAGCTGGCGGATTCGGCCGCCCTGCGCGCCTTCTGCCGGGCCGAGGCGGAGCCCGGGGCCCGGGCCGCGGGCCTTCGGGAACTGGAGAGCTTCCGCCGGGATTTCGCGGACAAGAGCTGCTTTTTCGTGGTGGCCCCGAGCCGGCACTACTACTTCGGCGACGCCTCGGCCCCGGCCCGGGTCCCCCGGTACACGCTCGAGCCGGGGGCCGTGAACGACCGGTGGTTCTTCGAGACCCTGGACAAGGTGGACGATTTCGCCCTGCACGTGGATTCCAGCGTGCCCCTGGGCCTGCTGAAGGTGTGGGTGAACGTGGTGGTGAAGGACGGCGGCCGCAAGGTGGGCCTAGCCGGGACGGGGGTGGACCTTTCGGCCTTCCTCCGGGAGCTGGTCTCGGGCACGGACCGCAGCGCCATGACCATCATGGTCGACCCCAAGGGCGTGCTCCAGGCCCATCCCAGCGCCCGCTACATGGACTTCAACGCCCGCATGAAGGACGAGGCGCGGCGCATGACCCTCTTCCAGCTCGTGGACGGCGAGGCAGGCAGGGCCCTGCTCCGCGCGCGCATGGACCGCCTGGTGAAGGGGGAATCGCCGCTGGAGTCCTTCCGCATCAGCGTCGAGGGCCGGCGCTACCTGGCCGCGGCCCTCTACATCAAGGAGATCGACTGGGTGACCATCACCCTCGTGGATCCCTCCCAGGTCATGGGCCTGCGCAGCTTCCTGCCGATCCTGGCGCTCCTGGCCGTGAGCCTCCTGGTGACCATCGCCCTGGTGTCCTGGCTTCTGAACCGCATGGTGCTCGAACCCCTGGCCCGGCTCTCGGGATCCAGCCGGGAAATCGCCGCGGGCAACTACGGCATCACCCTCCCCGTGGAGCGGGACGACGAGATCGGCCAGCTCACCCGGAACTTCAATCACATGGCCGCCACCATCCAGGACCACACCTCCAACCTGGAGGGCCTCGTGGAGGAGCGCACGCTGGCCCTCACCCAGTCCAACCGCAAGATCCTGGACAGCCTGGCCTACGCCCACCTGATCCAGGAGAGCATCCTGCCCAAGGCCGCGGACCTCTCCCTCCACGTCCCGGACCACTTCGTGCTCTTCCAGCCCCGGGACATCGTGGGCGGGGACTTCTACGCGTGCCTCCCCCTGGAGGACGGGTGCCTCCTGGCCGTGGGGGACTGCACCGGCCACGGGGTGCCCGGGGCGTTCATGAGCATGAGCGCCGGGGCCATCCTCAACCAGGCGGTGGCCCGGCTCGGGGCCCAGGATCCCGCCCTCCTGCTGGGGGAGATGAACACGGCCCTGAAGCGCCTCCTGCACCAGCAGGGCAGCGGGCCCGGCCCCCGGGGCGGGGCCATGGACAATGGCCTGGAACTGGCGCTGCTGCGGCTCCGGCCGGGGCGGGCGGTGTTCGCGGGGGCCCACCTTCCCCTGTGGATCCTGGAGCCCGGCGGGGACGAGATCACGGTGCTGGCGGGGGATTCCCAGAGCCTGGGGTACCGCCGCTCCCGGGAGGACTTCCCCTTCCGGAACCAGGAGCTGGCCCTGGCGCCGGGCACGGTGATCTACCTGTTCACCGACGGCCTTCTGGACCAGCACGGGGGGCGCTTCAACTTCGGCTTCGGCCGGCGCCGCCTGGCGAGGCTCCTCCTGGACCTCCGCGGGCTGCCCATGGCCGCCCAGGGCGAGGCGCTGGGCGAGGCCCTGGCCGACTACCGCGGGGCCAATCCCCAGCGGGACGACATCACCATCCTGGGCCTGCGAACCGGCCCAGCCGAGGAGTAG
- a CDS encoding PqqD family protein, with the protein MGGITTTEMMAKVPQRAVAFETDAEGRVVLLRPKFLSPRLGWLQKLLPRPEFRVKLDATGSFIWESLDGVRTVGEVCQAVRERFGAEAEPVEERAVALVFQMASGGFIRLL; encoded by the coding sequence ATGGGGGGCATCACCACCACGGAAATGATGGCCAAGGTCCCCCAGCGGGCCGTGGCCTTCGAGACCGACGCGGAGGGCCGCGTGGTCCTCCTCCGCCCCAAGTTCCTCAGCCCGCGCCTCGGCTGGCTCCAGAAGCTCCTGCCCCGGCCGGAGTTCCGGGTGAAGCTGGACGCCACGGGGTCCTTCATCTGGGAAAGCCTGGACGGCGTCCGCACGGTGGGCGAGGTCTGCCAGGCCGTGCGGGAGCGCTTCGGGGCCGAAGCGGAACCGGTGGAGGAACGCGCCGTGGCCCTGGTCTTCCAGATGGCCTCGGGAGGCTTCATTCGGTTGCTATAG